One region of Qingrenia yutianensis genomic DNA includes:
- a CDS encoding S-layer homology domain-containing protein: MKKTFSLILSLILVLSQMSFQAFAKHEEDGYIFYEDFEDYKLSDDLPDGFSWGSIGADCTVSAKAQKFSDSHSTALRLTSEGAKTSYFSGKIEKTDISKGILKLSFSLMFENIPDASSYQQTVCVYGGTTSAPYTKGLRIDDGIVKYFSDPASRWKTSTTTAFMVPNVWYNFDIVSDFDSNKVTYYMNGKALIDEKTGKIAETAGYKNTTTSISQIQLLVRTTHPQAAFGGAVYFDNISLSNSVKSGAFAADGNVLYENPSYLNLNFFSGVDLEKFDKDEITVKKYKSDDPAMTNGENLDFSVENLSSSNLTVNFGSEVTLDGFDKIEVDFGNNTNFENRCLAPVWFIKEKEDEEPITATELYNSEKDGSYDVNLNLTNIEKTDIEYTGGASKKSAFLFDKKASAPTTGYLKFERADGENVFQTGKIYELSFKIKIPESAYSVSNSDKTINIRGGFDALTDGETVVYPSGAARLLYFSNRYTTAGYFNEDIKKVSTVGGYNYSYNKNASIDGDFDALFDAAKWLDVKMTYYPDTKLYDVVFTNDSGKEYSCLSQNVFLSNSALTKAYALAYPDVDRNTIDGGLKSIDFGIQAKGGMKIAMDEILLTERENIPEEAFVKCVSLKNSEGENIRKDGNAYEPQIRKIDILFDGEIDADTILNTSVSGDNLPLYSVNYSAAKKTLSVDFEKPLSENKTYTVILPDTMNFKYGISQIPFETASGKFEISNLVSKVYDGKMRASVKVKNTASYANEPTTLIVSSYKNGDAVNITASAISVGEGFDDTLYTAEADIGDCDTVKAFVLNNADLTHLLPYSEIKLADIGSAEKHEFEFSDGADGKFVTALVLSPDPSDRRNSYSLEALADSGAIYKIDAVSVKDGKYSFGFDINGASGKYTVYIADENGNIVEKSEIIHSDKTECENAQSLINSAVLSGDKDGVLNILKTYPCELGIEKIAIFKNAEISAEYVSELLFESVKNKALDISNMTDTQKRVGNICLAYALKNGKCSDIAEYGEIAEVFENEKFAKLYTKNIADTKKVAKRLSGKDITVDNLSAKLSEAAALEIIAEGQGFGNVKEIMTDFADEIGIDISRGTVDVYRRLDGNQFEDFDALGAEFNRIAPEKSTDGGGKGAPSKSAGSSSVTKGGFTGVTPNLPTPVEKEIFGDLNGFDWAKESINALYEKKIVSGKADGVFAPGDSIMREEFVKIIVGAFGIDGVSDKNFTDVSNGAWFENYIKKAFGAGIISGEGETFGVGKPITREDMAKIIYGVIKYKNLSLNTGNTAEISDISSVSDYASEAVKALYSANILKGNENGGFMPKSFATRAETAVIINRVLNYVK; encoded by the coding sequence ATGAAAAAAACATTTTCTTTAATTCTTTCGCTTATTCTGGTGCTTTCGCAGATGAGTTTTCAGGCATTTGCAAAGCACGAAGAGGACGGATATATATTTTACGAGGATTTTGAAGATTACAAGCTTTCCGACGATCTCCCCGACGGCTTCAGCTGGGGAAGCATCGGCGCGGACTGCACGGTGAGCGCAAAAGCGCAGAAATTTTCCGACAGTCACTCCACCGCTCTGCGCCTCACGTCGGAGGGTGCGAAAACAAGCTATTTTTCGGGGAAAATCGAAAAAACCGATATATCGAAGGGTATTTTAAAATTGAGTTTCAGCCTTATGTTTGAAAATATCCCCGATGCAAGCTCGTATCAGCAAACGGTGTGCGTTTACGGCGGTACGACGAGCGCGCCTTATACAAAAGGACTGCGTATCGACGACGGAATTGTGAAATATTTTTCCGACCCGGCAAGCCGTTGGAAAACAAGCACCACCACCGCTTTTATGGTGCCGAACGTTTGGTACAATTTTGATATTGTGTCCGACTTTGACAGCAACAAGGTTACATATTATATGAACGGCAAGGCGCTTATCGACGAAAAAACAGGCAAAATTGCCGAAACGGCGGGCTATAAAAACACCACAACGAGCATATCGCAAATTCAGCTTCTTGTCCGCACAACCCACCCGCAGGCGGCGTTCGGCGGTGCGGTGTATTTCGATAATATTTCGCTTTCAAACAGCGTTAAATCGGGCGCATTTGCGGCAGACGGAAACGTGCTTTATGAAAATCCGTCTTATCTTAATTTAAACTTTTTCAGCGGTGTTGACCTTGAAAAATTCGATAAAGATGAAATAACCGTTAAAAAATATAAATCGGACGACCCTGCAATGACAAACGGCGAAAATTTGGATTTTTCGGTTGAAAATCTTTCGTCATCAAATCTTACGGTGAACTTTGGTTCGGAGGTTACGCTTGACGGGTTCGACAAAATAGAAGTTGACTTCGGCAATAATACAAACTTTGAAAACCGTTGTCTTGCGCCCGTTTGGTTTATAAAAGAAAAAGAGGACGAAGAACCGATTACTGCGACAGAGCTTTACAACAGCGAGAAAGACGGCAGTTATGACGTTAATTTAAACCTTACAAACATTGAAAAGACCGACATCGAATACACCGGCGGCGCAAGCAAAAAATCGGCATTTCTTTTTGACAAAAAAGCCAGCGCGCCCACAACGGGATATTTGAAATTTGAACGCGCTGACGGCGAAAATGTTTTTCAGACGGGAAAAATTTATGAGTTAAGCTTTAAAATAAAAATTCCCGAAAGCGCATACAGCGTTTCAAACAGTGACAAAACCATAAATATAAGAGGCGGTTTCGACGCACTTACGGACGGCGAAACGGTTGTATATCCGAGCGGTGCGGCGCGTCTTTTGTATTTTTCAAACAGGTACACCACGGCAGGATATTTTAACGAGGACATTAAAAAGGTTTCGACGGTCGGCGGATACAACTATTCGTACAACAAAAACGCGTCGATAGACGGCGATTTTGACGCACTTTTCGACGCGGCAAAATGGCTTGATGTTAAAATGACGTATTATCCCGATACAAAGCTTTACGACGTTGTGTTTACAAACGATTCGGGAAAAGAATATTCGTGTCTTTCGCAGAATGTATTTTTGTCAAATTCCGCGCTTACAAAGGCATATGCGCTCGCGTATCCCGATGTTGACCGAAATACAATCGACGGCGGATTAAAGAGCATTGATTTCGGTATTCAGGCAAAGGGCGGTATGAAAATCGCAATGGACGAAATTCTTCTCACCGAAAGAGAAAATATACCCGAAGAAGCGTTTGTAAAATGCGTTTCGCTTAAAAATTCCGAGGGCGAAAACATACGGAAAGACGGCAATGCGTATGAGCCTCAAATAAGAAAAATAGACATTCTTTTCGACGGTGAAATTGATGCCGATACCATTTTAAACACCTCTGTTTCGGGCGATAATCTCCCGTTATATTCGGTAAATTATTCCGCGGCGAAAAAGACGCTTTCGGTTGATTTTGAAAAACCGCTTTCGGAGAACAAAACATATACGGTAATTCTTCCCGATACAATGAATTTCAAATACGGAATTTCTCAAATTCCGTTTGAGACGGCGAGCGGTAAATTTGAAATTTCAAATCTTGTATCAAAGGTTTATGACGGCAAAATGCGTGCGTCGGTAAAGGTTAAGAACACGGCGTCTTATGCCAACGAACCTACAACGCTTATTGTTTCGTCATACAAAAACGGTGATGCGGTGAACATAACCGCCTCTGCAATTTCGGTCGGCGAGGGATTTGACGATACGTTATACACCGCGGAAGCCGACATCGGCGACTGTGACACCGTTAAAGCGTTCGTTTTGAACAATGCTGATTTAACGCATCTTCTGCCGTACAGCGAAATAAAGCTTGCGGACATCGGAAGCGCCGAAAAACACGAGTTTGAATTTTCAGACGGTGCGGACGGAAAATTTGTTACCGCGCTTGTGTTAAGCCCCGACCCGAGCGACAGGAGAAATTCGTATTCCTTGGAGGCGCTTGCGGACAGCGGTGCGATTTACAAAATCGACGCGGTAAGCGTTAAAGACGGAAAATATTCTTTCGGTTTTGACATAAACGGAGCATCTGGCAAATACACGGTTTACATTGCCGATGAAAACGGAAATATCGTTGAAAAAAGCGAAATTATCCATTCCGACAAGACCGAGTGCGAAAACGCTCAAAGCCTTATAAACAGCGCGGTTTTAAGCGGTGACAAAGACGGAGTTTTAAATATTTTGAAAACATATCCGTGCGAGCTGGGCATTGAAAAAATCGCAATTTTCAAAAACGCTGAAATTTCGGCGGAATATGTTTCAGAGCTTCTTTTTGAGTCGGTTAAAAACAAGGCGCTTGACATTTCAAATATGACGGATACACAAAAGCGCGTCGGAAACATTTGCCTTGCATATGCGCTGAAAAACGGAAAATGCAGTGATATTGCAGAGTACGGCGAAATTGCAGAAGTGTTTGAAAACGAGAAATTTGCAAAGCTTTATACAAAAAATATTGCTGATACAAAAAAGGTTGCAAAAAGGCTTTCGGGCAAAGATATTACAGTTGATAACCTTTCGGCAAAGCTTTCCGAGGCGGCGGCGCTCGAGATAATTGCCGAGGGTCAGGGCTTTGGAAATGTAAAAGAAATTATGACGGATTTTGCAGACGAAATCGGAATTGATATATCGCGCGGAACTGTCGATGTTTACCGCCGGCTCGACGGAAATCAGTTTGAAGATTTTGACGCGCTCGGTGCTGAATTTAACAGAATTGCACCCGAAAAATCAACCGACGGGGGAGGCAAGGGCGCACCGTCGAAAAGCGCCGGTTCGTCGTCGGTGACAAAAGGCGGATTTACAGGCGTAACCCCCAATTTGCCGACACCTGTTGAAAAAGAAATTTTCGGCGACCTTAACGGCTTTGATTGGGCAAAAGAAAGCATAAACGCGCTTTACGAAAAGAAAATCGTAAGCGGAAAAGCGGACGGAGTTTTTGCACCCGGCGACAGTATTATGCGCGAGGAATTTGTAAAAATCATTGTCGGGGCATTCGGTATTGACGGCGTTTCGGACAAAAATTTCACCGACGTATCAAACGGCGCTTGGTTTGAAAATTATATCAAAAAAGCGTTCGGCGCAGGAATAATATCGGGCGAGGGCGAAACGTTCGGAGTCGGAAAACCGATAACGCGCGAGGATATGGCGAAAATTATCTACGGCGTTATAAAATACAAAAATTTAAGCCTTAATACAGGCAATACGGCAGAAATTTCGGATATTTCGTCGGTTTCGGACTATGCGTCCGAGGCGGTTAAGGCGCTCTATTCCGCAAATATTTTGAAGGGAAACGAAAACGGCGGATTTATGCCGAAATCGTTTGCAACGCGCGCCGAAACGGCGGTAATTATAAACAGAGTTTTAAACTATGTGAAATAG